In Fusarium oxysporum f. sp. lycopersici 4287 chromosome 2, whole genome shotgun sequence, a genomic segment contains:
- a CDS encoding hypothetical protein (At least one base has a quality score < 10) translates to MWILENSEAFDGRKLWLRPGKTYLFGRTAAEPGQLAISHNTISRKHLTITVSPVEKGQAHNPRSRSTLTIEDLATKIGTVVNGEKIKGKRKVIEGDKAEFTMGKCPNRFSISWEPVVFAFSFTSKELQIDPLTTLRKRFEQLDIKLVTEYVDSTTHVVSKKRNTAKGLQALINGKHIVTETFLDAVSEAGNLADGAETTELSPLEQDFDQNWPDAMQHLPPRGGEPVQHPDSTYAPDAGRRDIFEGYSFIFYDPVQYNNLLAPITSGGGKALLRNVVPEETSVDDFVQYVKSVAGEKGLGAFNDGSEGKGVVVVRFVPSKGGSVDWYVEFFRSVSLRLDHRPIEQSEFLEAILIKDASILRRPLEVESAHNTQHQHQTLQDPEVANGTQHPATQAETSQAPEESQLAPRRGRTRRTVKRRFAGFGGDDDVDMDDIPAASVPVNQPATRAATQDATQAPAEEEGLFVSQEPDAPPETQPSSNARSSQRKRRASPLPQDDLMDGMTTAAERFKRQRIERGENLEEPAEQMETETAAKVPEPKKIKKEFDILAIAAQNREQEEARARAEKEDLANLPDDVDLAEIRRLNIVEEMEVRQPSHPRTREQDIRDGRWDPKWNGMKNFKRFRQRGEATGRQPAKTIVPLTQVKTKEFGVGDDYWLEDEETERRKRNSSQTPVTQSQPSAPTAPSASSRAQKRAYANVISDSSDEESNSVSQRSSVPATRKRGAQVAASQTQSQAKSKSQASRNTSQGSKRAAAEPAAGQQPSEAESGQREELWKSRIVTVMTSSSFDLERDGKDRSLWGIFLANVHLSVREEHLWREQYSLIHVKHRFHVTWMRQQSCV, encoded by the exons ATGTGGATCCTGGAGAATTCAGAGGCCTTTGATG GCCGAAAGTTATGGTTGCGACCAGGGAAAACCTATCTATTTGGTCGAACAGCCGCAGAAC CTGGTCAACTTGCGATATCACACAATACGATCTCGCGCAAGCACTTGACCATCACCGTAAGCCCCGTTGAGAAAGGCCAGGCTCACAATCCAAGGAGTCGCTCTACGCTCACGATCGAAGATTTGGCGACAAAAATAGGGACAGTCGTCAATGGAGAAAAGATCAAAGGCAAGAGAAAGGTGATTGAAGGGGACAAGGCCGAGTTTACGATGGGAAAATGCCCAAACAGATTCAG CATCTCCTGGGAACCAGTTGTCTTCGCATTTTCTTTCACCAGCAAGGAATTACAGATAGACCCCCTAACTACACTCCGAAAAAGATTCGAGCAGCTTGATATCAAGCTAGTGACAGAATATGTTGATTCCACCACACATGTTGTCTCAAAGAAGCGAAATACAGCCAAGGGTCTTCAAGCCTTGATCAACGGGAAACATATCGTAACGGAGACTTTCCTCGATGCAGTGTCTGAAGCCGGAAATCTGGCGGATGGGGCGGAGACCACTGAGTTGAGCCCCCTGGAGCAGGACTTTGATCAAAACTGGCCTGATGCTATGCAGCATTTACCTCCGAGGGGTGGTGAGCCTGTACAGCACCCTGACTCGACGTATGCCCCAGACGCAGGGAGACGTGACATATTCGAAGGCtacagcttcatcttctacGACCCCGTACAGTACAACAACTTGCTGGCGCCTATTACGAGTGGTGGCGGCAAAGCATTGCTGCGAAATGTTGTTCCCGAAGAAACTTCGGTCGATGACTTTGTTCAATATGTCAAAAGTGTCGCTGGTGAAAAGGGCCTTGGTGCCTTTAACGACGGCAGCGAGGGCAAAGGTGTAGTAGTCGTACGCTTCGTTCCTTCGAAAGGAGGTTCAGTTGATTGGTATGTGGAGTTTTTCAGGTCTGTATCTCTGAGACTGGACCATCGTCCTATTGAGCAGAGTGAGTTTTTGGAAGCAATCCTTATCAAAGATGCGAGTATTCTTCGACGCCCTCTCGAGGTTGAGTCTGCACATAATAcgcaacaccaacaccagaCTCTTCAAGATCCTGAGGTGGCCAATGGGACACAGCACCCTGCCACACAGGCTGAAACGTCACAGGCACCCGAAGAGTCACAGCTTGCTCCTCGACGTGGGCGGACGAGGAGAACTGTCAAGAGACGCTTTGCAGGCTTCGGCGGCGATGATGACGTTGATATGGACGATATCCCTGCAGCATCAGTGCCTGTAAATCAACCCGCAACCCGTGCTGCGACTCAGGATGCGACGCAAGCGccagcagaggaagaaggtttATTCGTGTCTCAGGAGCCAGATGCACCCCCAGAAACGCAACCATCCAGCAATGCCAGGTCTTCACAAAGGAAAAGGCGAGCTTCACCATTACCGCAAGATGACCTCATGGATGGTATGACAACTGCAGCAGAGAGGTTCAAGCGTCAACGGATAGAGCGAGGTGAAAATTTGGAGGAGCCGGCTGAGCAGATGGAAACTGAGACAGCCGCGAAGGTCCCAGAGccaaagaagatcaagaaagaGTTCGATATCTTGGCAATAGCTGCACAAAACAGAGAGCAGGAAGAAGCTCGTGCACGAGCTGAAAAGGAAGATTTGGCAAATTTACcagatgatgttgatctcGCTGAGATTCGCAGACTCAACATCGtagaagagatggaagtACGACAACCAAGCCATCCCCGTACTCGAGAACAAGACATCCGTGACGGGCGATGGGATCCCAAGTGGAATGGGATGAAGAACTTCAAGAGGTTCAGACAACGCGGAGAGGCGACAGGACGACAGCCTGCAAAGACTATTGTGCCTCTAACGCAGGTCAAGACGAAGGAGTTCGGCGTTGGAGACGATTACTGgctcgaggatgaggaaaCGGAGCGGAGAAAGAGGAACTCAAGCCAGACTCCTGTAACACAGTCACAACCATCTGCGCCCACAGCACCATCGGCTTCATCTCGTGCCCAGAAAAGGGCATATGCCAATGTCATATCAGACAGCAGCGACGAAGAGAGTAATTCAGTATCGCAGCGATCTTCGGTACCAGCGACTCGAAAACGAGGGGCACAAGTTGCAGCGTCACAAACACAGTCACAAGCTAAATCAAAGAGTCAAGCATCACGGAACACTAGTCAGGGGAGTAAACGAGCTGCAGCAGAGCCTGCTGCAGGACAGCAGCCTTCCGAAGCGGAGTCCGGCCAACGAGAAGAGCTGTGGAAGTCGCGGATAGTGACAGTGATGACGAGCTCAAGTTTCGATTTGGAAAGAGACGGTAAAGACCGGTCTCTGTGGGGTATCTTTCTAGCTAATGTACATCTAAGTGTTCGAGAAGAACATCTATGGCGCGAACAGTATAGTCTAATACATGTAAAACATCGTTTCCATGTAACATGGATGCGCCAGCAGTCTTGCGTCTAA
- a CDS encoding hypothetical protein (At least one base has a quality score < 10), with protein sequence MRTLNTINSSSSRPTSPSLSVSQPHIRRSASSAGNNKLVTSSKPLPKTRSKTPTPGQAQVQTKAQARPRFSSAGTTISSSARTTPSLGFHNTNQQHVLSVTATIPSTRSTSSSSAPPTLKMAPSDTRHRPPQLSAAAAKTVGRTPLTPKIASTAKGPLLGAPPLVRRSTQGLSSGTSGRDDAVTPRSGSRQGRNNSNSSTPNGTPNLDRDGWDPRASLGSSGRQSLSRAESPADPDAKFFRASDAPTSTQATSRPSLGSQKPASYFHASKANAEYKKPTSPPVSAPFTPTLSTAPEPSSSKFFYANGTDLELKPSSANSSTTRLQSKRPSTSSSTNEQSNHALPPRPHSPIKIAQPTPSILKNTGAPGLGNRPQIASPPQIASPPPLAPPASITSSKRRVSIDAAPKKQRGHARAGSVPNFDHSHSPRLPMSPARRPFEYGSPPASPGSAQPALTMASILQVAEDLDDEEEEEEGEAKKEDGSQPDLQSPTKSSHEPVNELVANARRERKVQDLEITNASLEAINRTLERQLRKQQAEIRRYRRLSRSGRLSAVASAASSRVTSAALTDAPISLSDLSEEDNSAAPSDEEHDSLDESDLSMTDSVSASDPLDPTDEKAIEKAMSRRKRDEDRLQLDLTKHRELLVDSQKINQSIKRCLNWTEVLIKEGQKALEYKVRVTDVEFGGHILAPAIGDEDEDEDDALTSVDDLETDPGSAALEGSLPWRERALRDRDSGIEIATRQAT encoded by the coding sequence ATGCGCACTCTAAACACCATCAACTCGTCATCTTCTCGTCCTACATCTCCGAGCCTTTCAGTCTCTCAGCCTCATATTCGCCGCTCCGCTTCCTCCGCCGGAAACAACAAATTAGTTACCTCTTCTAAACCTCTCCCAAAGACTCGATCCAAGACCCCTACTCCAGGTCAGGCACAAGTCCAGACTAAGGCTCAGGCTCGTCCCCGATTCTCCTCCGCTGGCACCACTATATCCTCCAGCGCTCGCACGACGCCATCCCTTGGCTTCCACAACACAAATCAACAACATGTTCTTTCAGTAACCGCTACAATACCCTCGACCCGTTCTACCTCGTCGAGTTCCGCTCCTCCTACCTTAAAAATGGCCCCAAGCGACACAAGACACAGGCCCCCGCAGCTCAGTGCTGCTGCAGCAAAAACAGTCGGACGAACGCCCCTGACGCCCAAGATTGCCTCGACAGCAAAAGGCCCTTTATTAGGCGCACCTCCTTTAGTTCGACGATCAACTCAAGGATTGAGCTCAGGCACGTCTGGCCGCGACGATGCTGTGACTCCCCGTTCTGGCAGTCGACAAGGCCGCAACAATAGCAATAGTTCGACGCCCAATGGGACACCAAATTTAGATCGAGATGGATGGGATCCTCGGGCCTCTTTAGGCTCCTCAGGAAGGCAATCACTGTCACGAGCTGAGTCTCCAGCAGACCCGGACGCCAAATTCTTTCGTGCCAGCGACGCTCCGACTTCAACACAAGCAACCAGTCGTCCCTCGCTAGGCTCACAAAAGCCTGCATCCTACTTCCATGCCAGTAAAGCCAATGCTGAATATAAAAAGCCAACCAGCCCTCCCGTTTCTGCACCATTTACACCGACACTCAGCACCGCACCCGAACCATCATCCTCAAAGTTCTTTTATGCCAATGGCACGGATCTCGAGCTTAAGCCCTCTTCAGCGAATTCATCCACAACAAGGCTCCAGTCTAAACGTCCAAGCACCAGCAGTTCAACAAACGAACAATCAAATCACGCACTACCGCCAAGGCCACATTCTCCTATCAAGATTGCTCAACCTACACCTTCTATACTTAAAAATACTGGCGCGCCTGGTCTTGGGAACAGACCCCAAATAGCGTCACCGCCTCAGATAGCTTCTCCACCTCCACTAGCCCCCCCAGCGTCTATCACCTCTTCCAAGAGACGAGTTAGCATCGATGCAGCGCCGAAAAAGCAGAGAGGCCATGCAAGAGCTGGTAGTGTTCCCAATTTTGATCACTCTCACTCACCTAGGTTGCCCATGTCACCGGCTCGACGACCTTTTGAATATGGCTCACCCCCTGCAAGCCCTGGCTCAGCTCAACCAGCTTTGACAATGGCTTCGATTCTTCAAGTTGCCGAAGATctcgacgatgaggaggaagaggaagaaggagaagcgaaGAAAGAAGACGGATCTCAGCCCGACTTGCAGAGTCCTACCAAGTCCAGCCATGAGCCTGTGAACGAACTAGTCGCCAATGCCCGAAGAGAACGAAAGGTGCAGGATCTGGAAATCACCAACGCCTCCCTTGAAGCTATTAATCGGACACTGGAAAGGCAACTACGGAAACAGCAGGCTGAGATACGCAGGTATCGACGACTTTCAAGATCAGGCCGTCTCTCTGCTGttgcttcagcagcttctaGCCGAGTGACCTCTGCAGCACTCACAGATGCACCAATTAGTCTTTCAGATCTGAGCGAAGAGGACAACTCGGCAGCTCCCTCAGACGAGGAACACGACTCACTTGACGAATCAGATTTGTCAATGACTGACTCAGTCTCGGCTTCCGACCCTCTTGATCCTACTGACGAGAAAGCGATCGAAAAGGCCATGTCCCGACGGAAGCGAGATGAAGATCGTCTGCAGCTCGATTTGACCAAGCACCGGGAGTTGCTGGTCGATAGTCAGAAGATTAACCAAAGTATCAAACGATGCCTGAACTGGACAGAGGTTCTTATCAAGGAGGGCCAAAAGGCACTGGAGTACAAGGTCCGTGTCACCGACGTTGAATTTGGCGGCCATATACTTGCTCCTGCGATCGGggacgaagacgaagacgaagatgatgcgTTGACTAGCGTTGACGATCTCGAAACTGATCCTGGAAGTGCAGCACTTGAGGGATCCCTTCCTTGGAGAGAAAGAGCTCTCAGGGATCGTGATAGTGGCATCGAAATTGCAACCAGACAAGCAACCTAG
- a CDS encoding hypothetical protein (At least one base has a quality score < 10) produces MKDLTATMDITMQEEEEAAAAEAAAAAQAEEDFPGTEDAKKESLKEQEQKAEEKAAAAAEHQAGPPPPPYAAASVNDDKETKPASPAAPAAGLSADTPQRTDATSPAPSSSSRSRTQIPLRPALMDKSHEDLLDAEANKGELTEEELKHKEKKKGGLTKEQREQLAAYEKERAKIRQERVDTLARKLLDRLSVWTETDKGPDVTKAFQEKMRLEVENLKMESFGIDILHAIGQTYVSKASSLLRSQKFFGIGGFFSRLRDKGTLVKETWNTISSAIDAQQTMEDMAKMEEKGGEDWTDEKRAEYERRVTGKILTAAWRGSKFEIQSVLREVCDSILNDKKVHLNKRLERAQALVLIGDVFIRAERSPEEEGDYLVFEQLVAEAAMKKDKEEDHKKKKDRKSFHSKDKEPKDKEHATTP; encoded by the exons ATGAAGGACCTCACGGCAACCATGGACATCACGAtgcaggaggaggaagaagctgccgCTGCCGAAGCCGCTGCCGCCGCGCAAGCCGAGGAGGATTTCCCTGGAACTGAAGATGCTAAGAAGGAGAGCCTCAAGGAGCAAGAGCAGAAGGCAGAGGAGAAGGCCGCTGCCGCTGCAGAGCACCAAGCAGGCCCACCACCGCCGCCTTATGCTGCCGCTTCTGTCAACGACGACAAGGAGACCAAGCCCGCTTCACCTGCCGCGCCCGCCGCTGGCCTCTCCGCCGATACCCCTCAGCGAACCGATGCCACATCACCTGCTCCCTCGTCGAGCTCACGTAGCCGAACCCAGATCCCTCTTCGACCCGCACTGATGGACAAGTCTCACGAGGACCTTCTTGACGCAGAGGCGAACAAGGGTGAATTaacagaggaggagctcaagcataaggagaagaagaagggtggcCTGACCAAGGAGCAGCGAGAGCAGCTGGCAGCATACGAGAAGGAGCGCGCCAAGATTCGCCAGGAGCGTGTCGACACCCTCGCTCGGAAGCTCCTCGACAGACTTAGCGTGTGGACAGAGACAGACAAGGGTCCTGACGTGACCAAGGCATTCCAGGAGAAGATGCGTCTCGAGGTTGAGAACCTGAAGATGGAGTCTTTTGGAATTGATATCCTGCACGCTATCGGTCAAACCTAtgtctccaaggcctcgagcTTACTCCGCAGCCAGAAGTTCTTTGGTATTGGCGGTTTCTTCAGCAGACTTCGTGACAAGGGCACACTCGTCAAGGAGACATGGAACACTATCAGCAGCGCTATTGATGCTCAACAGACCATGGAGGATATGGCTaagatggaggagaaagGTGGTGAGGACTGGACTGATGAGAAGCGTGCTGAATACGAGAGACGTGTGACTGGCAAGATTCTCACCGCTGCATGGAGGGGCAGCAAGTTTGAGATCCAGAGCGTTCTGCGCGAGGTCTGCGACAGCATTCTGAATGACAAGAAGGTCCACCTCAACAAGCGACTTGAGCGCGCACAGGCTCTGGTTCTGATTGGTGATGTCTTTATCCGG GCTGAGCGATCTCCTGAAGAGGAGGGCGACTATCTAGTTTTCGAGCAGCTTGTCGCTGAGGCCGCcatgaagaaggacaaggaggaagaccacaagaagaagaaggaccGCAAGTCCTTCCAcagcaaggacaaggaaCCCAAAGACAAGGAGCACGCTACGACACCCTGA
- a CDS encoding hypothetical protein (At least one base has a quality score < 10), whose protein sequence is MVVDTAYYDTLGVQPTATELEIKKAYRKMAIVHHPDKNPNDPTAHEKFQAIGEAYQVLSDSDLRAAYDKFGKDSARPQEGFADPAEFFSSIFGGEAFVDWIGEISLMKDLTATMDITMQEEEEAAAAEAAAAAQAEEDFPGTEDAKKESLKEQEQKAEEKAAAAAEHQAGPPPPPYAAASVNDDKETKPASPAAPAAGLSADTPQRTDATSPAPSSSSRSRTQIPLRPALMDKSHEDLLDAEANKGELTEEELKHKEKKKGGLTKEQREQLAAYEKERAKIRQERVDTLARKLLDRLSVWTETDKGPDVTKAFQEKMRLEVENLKMESFGIDILHAIGQTYVSKASSLLRSQKFFGIGGFFSRLRDKGTLVKETWNTISSAIDAQQTMEDMAKMEEKGGEDWTDEKRAEYERRVTGKILTAAWRGSKFEIQSVLREVCDSILNDKKVHLNKRLERAQALVLIGDVFIRAERSPEEEGDYLVFEQLVAEAAMKKDKEEDHKKKKDRKSFHSKDKEPKDKEHATTP, encoded by the exons ATGGTCGTCGATACCGCCTATTACGACACTCTTGGTGTCCAGCCCACGGCTACCGAGctggagatcaagaaggcttatCGCAAGATGGCTATTGTCCACCACCCAG ATAAGAATCCTAATGACCCTACCGCCCACGAAAAGTTCCAGGCCATCGGTGAGGCCTATCAAGTTCTGTCCGATTCCGATCTACGCGCAGCCTACGATAAGTTTGGAAAGGACTCTGCGAGACCGCAGGAGGGTTTCGCAGATCCAGCTGAATTCTTTAGCTCCATCTTTGGAGGCGAAGCCTTCGTGGACTGGATCGGTGAGATTAGCCTTATGAAGGACCTCACGGCAACCATGGACATCACGAtgcaggaggaggaagaagctgccgCTGCCGAAGCCGCTGCCGCCGCGCAAGCCGAGGAGGATTTCCCTGGAACTGAAGATGCTAAGAAGGAGAGCCTCAAGGAGCAAGAGCAGAAGGCAGAGGAGAAGGCCGCTGCCGCTGCAGAGCACCAAGCAGGCCCACCACCGCCGCCTTATGCTGCCGCTTCTGTCAACGACGACAAGGAGACCAAGCCCGCTTCACCTGCCGCGCCCGCCGCTGGCCTCTCCGCCGATACCCCTCAGCGAACCGATGCCACATCACCTGCTCCCTCGTCGAGCTCACGTAGCCGAACCCAGATCCCTCTTCGACCCGCACTGATGGACAAGTCTCACGAGGACCTTCTTGACGCAGAGGCGAACAAGGGTGAATTaacagaggaggagctcaagcataaggagaagaagaagggtggcCTGACCAAGGAGCAGCGAGAGCAGCTGGCAGCATACGAGAAGGAGCGCGCCAAGATTCGCCAGGAGCGTGTCGACACCCTCGCTCGGAAGCTCCTCGACAGACTTAGCGTGTGGACAGAGACAGACAAGGGTCCTGACGTGACCAAGGCATTCCAGGAGAAGATGCGTCTCGAGGTTGAGAACCTGAAGATGGAGTCTTTTGGAATTGATATCCTGCACGCTATCGGTCAAACCTAtgtctccaaggcctcgagcTTACTCCGCAGCCAGAAGTTCTTTGGTATTGGCGGTTTCTTCAGCAGACTTCGTGACAAGGGCACACTCGTCAAGGAGACATGGAACACTATCAGCAGCGCTATTGATGCTCAACAGACCATGGAGGATATGGCTaagatggaggagaaagGTGGTGAGGACTGGACTGATGAGAAGCGTGCTGAATACGAGAGACGTGTGACTGGCAAGATTCTCACCGCTGCATGGAGGGGCAGCAAGTTTGAGATCCAGAGCGTTCTGCGCGAGGTCTGCGACAGCATTCTGAATGACAAGAAGGTCCACCTCAACAAGCGACTTGAGCGCGCACAGGCTCTGGTTCTGATTGGTGATGTCTTTATCCGG GCTGAGCGATCTCCTGAAGAGGAGGGCGACTATCTAGTTTTCGAGCAGCTTGTCGCTGAGGCCGCcatgaagaaggacaaggaggaagaccacaagaagaagaaggaccGCAAGTCCTTCCAcagcaaggacaaggaaCCCAAAGACAAGGAGCACGCTACGACACCCTGA
- a CDS encoding squalene synthase: MGYLYYLFHPYQLRSIIQWKVWHDPVHQRDPSTESPELKECFRYLDMTSRSFAAVIQELNHELLVPITLFYLCLRGLDTIEDDMTIPLDKKVPLLRNFHITMEEDGWQFHESQEKDKELLEHFDVVVAELKKIKAPYYQIIKEMTCKMGNGMADYAQNEEMIKNGVQTIEEYELYCHYVAGLVGEGLTRLFVESELANPKLAERPSLTESMAQFLQKTNIIRDIHEDWQDGRRWYPKEIWSQHVEKWEDMFDPSQQTKALECVSAMVLDALKHSEECLFYMAGIKDQSVFNFVAIPQGMAIATLELVFRNPEVLKRNVKITKGDACKIMFECTQNLYTVCEVFKRYARQIAKKNDPRDPNFLAISAQCAKIEQFIETLFPKQDPKKLAVTQAQVQNKEPTMDGGETLVLFGVVIAALVCISGLMVRQPHTLKAVLN, from the exons ATGGGTTACCTCTACTACCTCTTCCACCCTTACCAGCTTCGATCGATCATTCAATG GAAGGTCTGGCATGATCCCGTCCACCAGCGCGATCCCAGCACAGAGTCCCCAGAACTAAAAGAATGCTTTCGCTACCTCGACATGACAAGTCGCAGTTTTGCGGCTGTCATTCAAGAGCTTAACCACGAACTCCTCGTCCCCATCACTCTCTTCTACCTCTGCCTCCGTGGCCTAGATACCATCGAGGATGACATGACCATACCCCTGGATAAGAAGGTTCCCCTTCTTAGAAACTTCCACAtcaccatggaagaagatggttgGCAATTCCATGAGAGTCAGGAGAAAGATAAGGAGCTCCTGGAGCACTTCGATGTGGTCGTTgcagagctcaagaagatcaaggcccCCTACTaccagatcatcaaggaaATGACCTGCAAGATGGGCAATGGCATGGCTGACTATGCCCAAAACGaggagatgatcaagaaCGGTGTGCAGACTATTGAGGAGTACGAGCTGTACTGCCATTACGTCGCTGGTCTCGTTGGCGAAGGCCTCACGCGTCTGTTCGTTGAGTCAGAGCTGgctaaccccaagcttgCTGAGCGTCCTTCTCTTACCGAGTCAATGGCCCAATTCCTCCAGAAGACCAACATCATTCGAGATATCCATGAAGACTGGCAAGATGGTCGAAGATGGTATCCCAAGGAGATCTGGAGCCAGCACGTCGAGAAGTGGGAAGATATGTTCGACCCCAGCCAGCAAACAAAGGCCCTAGAGTGTGTCTCAGCGATGGTTCTCGATGCGCTGAAGCACAGTGAGGAGTGTCTGTTCTACATGGCGGGCATCAAGGACCAGAGTGTTTTCAACTTTGTTGCTATTCCTCAAGGCATGGCCATTGCGACATTGGAGCTTGTCTTCCGCAACCCTGAGGTTCTCAAGAGGAACGTCAAGATCACAAAGGGTGATGCCTGCAAGATCATGTTCGAGTGCACACAAAACCTCTACACAGTATGTGAGGTCTTCAAGCGATATGCCCGACAAatcgccaagaagaacgacCCTCGTGACCCCAACTTCCTTGCCATCAGTGCTCAATGTGCAAAG ATTGAGCAATTCATCGAGACTCTCTTCCCCAAGCAGGACCCCAAGAAACTCGCTGTGACTCAGGCCCAGGTCCAAAACAAGGAGCCAACTATGGACGGAGGCGAGactcttgttctctttggTGTTGTCATTGCAGCTCTGGTCTGTATTTCTGGTCTTATGGTACGCCAGCCCCATACTCTCAAGGCCGTACTCAACTAA
- a CDS encoding squalene synthase has protein sequence MGYLYYLFHPYQLRSIIQWKVWHDPVHQRDPSTESPELKECFRYLDMTSRSFAAVIQELNHELLVPITLFYLCLRGLDTIEDDMTIPLDKKVPLLRNFHITMEEDGWQFHESQEKDKELLEHFDVVVAELKKIKAPYYQIIKEMTCKMGNGMADYAQNEEMIKNGVQTIEEYELYCHYVAGLVGEGLTRLFVESELANPKLAERPSLTESMAQFLQKTNIIRDIHEDWQDGRRWYPKEIWSQHVEKWEDMFDPSQQTKALECVSAMVLDALKHSEECLFYMAGIKDQSVFNFVAIPQGMAIATLELVFRNPEVLKRNVKITKGDACKIMFECTQNLYTVCEVFKRYARQIAKKNDPRDPNFLAISAQCAKIEQFIETLFPKQDPKKLAVTQAQVQNKEPTMDGGETLVLFGVVIAALVCISGLMIGTAWIFGARFDTIFREASVFLPGGEKATPMITGHEEL, from the exons ATGGGTTACCTCTACTACCTCTTCCACCCTTACCAGCTTCGATCGATCATTCAATG GAAGGTCTGGCATGATCCCGTCCACCAGCGCGATCCCAGCACAGAGTCCCCAGAACTAAAAGAATGCTTTCGCTACCTCGACATGACAAGTCGCAGTTTTGCGGCTGTCATTCAAGAGCTTAACCACGAACTCCTCGTCCCCATCACTCTCTTCTACCTCTGCCTCCGTGGCCTAGATACCATCGAGGATGACATGACCATACCCCTGGATAAGAAGGTTCCCCTTCTTAGAAACTTCCACAtcaccatggaagaagatggttgGCAATTCCATGAGAGTCAGGAGAAAGATAAGGAGCTCCTGGAGCACTTCGATGTGGTCGTTgcagagctcaagaagatcaaggcccCCTACTaccagatcatcaaggaaATGACCTGCAAGATGGGCAATGGCATGGCTGACTATGCCCAAAACGaggagatgatcaagaaCGGTGTGCAGACTATTGAGGAGTACGAGCTGTACTGCCATTACGTCGCTGGTCTCGTTGGCGAAGGCCTCACGCGTCTGTTCGTTGAGTCAGAGCTGgctaaccccaagcttgCTGAGCGTCCTTCTCTTACCGAGTCAATGGCCCAATTCCTCCAGAAGACCAACATCATTCGAGATATCCATGAAGACTGGCAAGATGGTCGAAGATGGTATCCCAAGGAGATCTGGAGCCAGCACGTCGAGAAGTGGGAAGATATGTTCGACCCCAGCCAGCAAACAAAGGCCCTAGAGTGTGTCTCAGCGATGGTTCTCGATGCGCTGAAGCACAGTGAGGAGTGTCTGTTCTACATGGCGGGCATCAAGGACCAGAGTGTTTTCAACTTTGTTGCTATTCCTCAAGGCATGGCCATTGCGACATTGGAGCTTGTCTTCCGCAACCCTGAGGTTCTCAAGAGGAACGTCAAGATCACAAAGGGTGATGCCTGCAAGATCATGTTCGAGTGCACACAAAACCTCTACACAGTATGTGAGGTCTTCAAGCGATATGCCCGACAAatcgccaagaagaacgacCCTCGTGACCCCAACTTCCTTGCCATCAGTGCTCAATGTGCAAAG ATTGAGCAATTCATCGAGACTCTCTTCCCCAAGCAGGACCCCAAGAAACTCGCTGTGACTCAGGCCCAGGTCCAAAACAAGGAGCCAACTATGGACGGAGGCGAGactcttgttctctttggTGTTGTCATTGCAGCTCTGGTCTGTATTTCTGGTCTTATG ATCGGTACCGCTTGGATCTTCGGAGCCAGATTCGATACTATCTTTAGGGAAGCCAGCGTCTTCCTACCAGGTGGCGAGAAGGCTACCCCCATGATCACGGGTCACGAAGAATTGTAA